The genomic region GGAAATCAGCATCCCCGGCTGCGCCAGCGGACTCACCGCATACAGCCAGGCCGCTTTGTACTGGTCGGAGTGCCAGACAAACGGCAGCACCTGCATCCCGACCAGGTTGGCGAAATACAGCAAAAGCAGGTATTTCCGGTTTCCTTCTTCGGACCAGCCCTGTCCGCTTCGCCAGAACAGCATGAACAAGATAACCACCATGTACCCCAGTGCCGGATAGGCTTTCAGTTTGAATTTCCGGTCCCGGAGCATGATACGCCACGTAAAAGCAAAGGCCGCCTGCTCGACCGGGTTGCGGGCAACCAGCCGGGCCAGCCCGCCGGTCCGATCGGTCGTTGGGCGGCCCGCTGCCGTCGAGCGGTGGTCGGTGTCGAGCATGGCCAGACGCTGGTTGTACAGCGGAGCCAGATAGTGGTTCATGACCCATAGCCCGACAAACGGCATCAGCAGCGCCAGCGCCACCAATCCCAGGTGCAGCGCGTCGAATTTCTGAAACACCAGGCTTTCGACCGCGCCGCCGAGCCAGACCGGGGGCAGCAGGTAATGCCACCAGCGAATGTTTAGCGTAAACGAATCCTCCACAAACGCAAGCATCCGCGGCAGGATCTGGTAAATGGCGTAAAAGAAAATCGCCGCCGCAATCTGGAAGTAGTTGATCACCTCCCGCAGCTTCTCCTCGCTCGTAAACCGCATCAGGAGCAGGTAAAACAGGTTGGTCAGAAAAACAACCAGCAAAATGCTCAGCAGCCCGAACAGCATGAATGTCAGACCGGCCAGAAGACCGAATTTGACAAAAACGGTCACGATACTGGCCAGTTCGACGGCCAGCGAAATCAGCAGCAGGTACAGCGTGATGTGCAGCAACCGGGCGACCAGCAGGGTCCGGCTGCTCACGGGCCGGGGCAGAATGATCGTGTTGTCCGAAGAATCGAGCATGACGGACGAAAAATCGGTGATGAGCGTCATGGCGACAATCGTCATGGCCACGCCATACGCATAACTAAAACCGAACAGCGGCATCTGGTCGCCGGTAATCCAGAGGAATATGGCGGCCAGCGGCCCCATAAACAGGCTATAAATGACCAGCATCCACCAGAAGGCGTTGCCCGATTCTTTCTGCCGGTTTTGCCGATACTGCCCGAAAGCCGGGTACGTTCGCCGGTTGTCGAGCCGGAGCTTCAGCTCCACAATGGCCCGCACCTGCCCAAAATCGGCACCCAGCCGCGTAATGAGTGGGTTCAGAAACTCAATAACTCTGAGGAAAAGGAGGTTCATTTCAGCGCCTGAATAAATGCTTCGGCCACGGCGCTTTGCTCGCTGGAGCCGGTCAGTTGGGTGAAGAGTTGTTCCAGAGAGCCGCTTTCGCGCAGATGCCGCAGTTCGTCGAAGGTGCCGTTGGCAATCACTTCGCCCCGGTTGATAATGACGATCCGGTCCGAAATCCGCTCGACTACGTCCATGATGTGCGAACTGTAGAAAATGGTCTTGCCGCTGTCGGCCAGTTGCCGGATGATTTCCTTCACCAGCACCACGGCGTTGGCATCCAGGCCCGACAGCGGTTCGTCCAGAAACAGAATATCCGGGTTGTGAATCAGGCCCGAAATCAACAGGACTTTCTGCCGCATGCCTTTGGAGAACGTCGTCATCCGGTCGTCGGCGTTGGCATCCAGCCCGAAAAGCCGCAGCAGGTCGCCGGTTTTGCGCTCTACTTCGGTGGGGTCGAGGTCGTGAAGCTGGCCGATGAAACCCAGGTATTCGCGGGGCGTCAGGGCGTCGTACAACTGCGCCTGTTCGGGCACGTAGCCGATGCGGCGCTTGACCTCCATCGGATTTTGTCTGACATCAAAGCCCAGTACGGAGACTTCTCCGTCAAACTCGGGCAGCAGGCCAATGAGAATTTTGATCGTGGTCGACTTCCCGGCCCCGTTCGGCCCGATATAGCCGACCACTTCCCCGGCATTGACCGTCAGGTTGATGTCTTTCAGCACCTGCGAGCGGTCGTAAAATTTTTGCAGGTTACGGATTTGAATAACGGGTAAGGTTGATTCCATTATAGTTTAGGTTAAAGCCTTTTCAAAAATTGCGTAAAAAATCCCGTCCGCACAAAGGCAGACGGGATAAACGGAAAAAGTATCCTTTTTTCGCGCGGTACGGCGGGCTATCCGGCCGTACCGCCCGGTGCGTTTAAAATTCGTTATCTCCGGCCGATTCGTCGTTTTGCCGGCGGTTTTCGCCATCGCGTTCCCGGTCGCGGCCCGCCTGCCGGCTGAGCCGGTAGCTGAACCCGATGAATCCGATCCGGCTCTCCCGTTTGTTGATCGACGTGGAGACGAAGTTGGACCCAAAGCTGGTGTTCTCAAACTGGAGCGTATTGAAAATGTCGCTCACCCGCAGGTTGATCGTCCCGCGTCCTTTCAATACATCCTGTTTCAGCCCAAAGTCCACGTTGAAAAAGCCCTGAATCGTGCCCTGCGCCACGATGAACGGCGACCGGTAATTGACCGCAACCTGCAGATCCGTGCCTTTCCGGGGACTCATGTTGGACGTAATCCGGGTGGTCCAGCTCCGGTTGGTCCGTGTCAGGATGTCCGGCACGCCCGGCAGCGCCTGAATGGTCCGCTGGAAAAACGAGAAGTTGCCGTTGACCTTCCACCATTTTAGAATGTCCTGATTCAGCACCAGTTCGAGGCCGTAGTTCTGCGACCGGTTGAGGTTCAGGAACGTCTGTTCCGTGACGCCGTCGGAGCGCAGAGTCCGGAAACGGGTCACTTCGTTGTTGGTCTGCCGGTAAAACAGGGACGACGTCAGCGACGTATTCTTGCCCGTCCAGAGGTGGCTCAGTTCAAACGAATTGATCAGCTCTGGATTCAGATTCGGGTTGCCAAACGAGATGTTCAGCGGGTCGGCCAGGTCGATAAACGGATTCAAGGACCGCACCGAGGGCCGGTTGATGCGGCGGGTGTAATTGACCTGCAATTTCTGACTCTGGCTCAGGTTGTAATTGACAAAAGCGCTCGGAAACAGGTAGATATAGTCCCGGTTGCTTTGCTGGCTGGTCGTCCGCTGGTCGGTCCGGATGCCGGTATATTCCGTCCGCAGGCCCACCTGATAGCTGAAGCGTTTGAGTTCATTTCCAAAATTGACGTACGCGGCGCTCGTCCATTCGTCGTAGATAAAATTGTTGGAAATCGTGTCGTTGCGAACGGGCTGGGTACCGACAATATTCTCGAAAACGTAATCCGTTCCGAGATGGCGATAGGTGTGTTTCAGGCCCGTTTCCAGCCGCTTTTTGCCTTTCAGCGGCTCCACAAAATCGAGCTGCAAAACCCCGACCCGGTTGTCCCGCGCGTTTCGGGCCTGCTGCCGCCCCACGCGCAGGTTGCCGGTCTGCAGTTCGACCGGGAGCGTGGTGGTGTTCTGAAAATTCTGGCTTTCGGTGGCGTTATTCGTGGAAAGGGTCGCGTCGAAGGTCAGTTCCCGGCCTTTTTTGGCAAAGCTGCGGCGGTAGCCAAAGGCGTAATCCAGGCCCCGTTCGGGTTCGCGTTCCTCCGTGGTGCGCAGCGTCCGGCCCAGCGAAAGCCGCTCGCCGGTCAGCGTATTGAAGTTTTCCACTTCCGTATCATAGCTGTATTCGGGCCGGTACAGCACCGAAGCCGTGATGTTGTCGCGGGAGGTCAGGCTATAATCGAACCCGACCCGCAGGTTGTTGTTCACGCTCCGCCGGATGGCATCGTTCCGCTGGCTCAGGAAGCTCGTGGAGTCGTCGAACAGGTTCCGGCGCTCCGAAATCCGGTAGTTGAACCGCCGTTCGGCCCGGAAATTATAACTGCCAAACAGGTTCAGTTTGTTGAACCGGGCGTTGAGATTGACCGAGGCGTTGTACTTGTCGCGCGTGCCGACGTTGACCTGCACGTTGCCGTTGAAGCCCGCGGCGCGTTCTTTTTTCAGAATAATGTTGATGATCCCGCCTGCCCCGTCGGCATCGAAGCGGGAAGACGGGTTGGTAATGACTTCAATCCGTTCGATGTTGGAAGCCGGAATCTGCTCCAGAATCGCCTGCCGGTCGAGTCCCGTCAGCCCGGACGGCTTGCCGTCGACCAGCACAATGACGTTGGTACTGCCACGCAGGTTCAGCGTTCCGTCCACATCGACGGTCACCGAGGGCACGTTCTGGAGAATATCAATCGCCGTTCCGCCCGTGGCAATGGGCAGGCGGTCTACGTTCACAATTTTCCGGTCGAGCGAATATTCATACGCTTCGCGCTGGCCCTGCACGGTCACTTCCTGCAACTGCCGGGCGGTTTCCGACATCAGGACTTCGCCCAGATTGACCTCCGGTTGTTCCGGACTGACCACCACGCGGGGAATGCGCCGGTCGGCAAAGCCCAGCGACTGAATGATGAGATAATAGGCGCCCGGAGCCACGTTCTGCAACTGAAAAGCCCCTTTTTCGTCGGTCAGCGCCCCGGAGGCGGAAGTAGAATCCGCCGCCCGGAACAGGCCCACGCTGGCAAATTCAACGGGCTGGTTGCTGCCGTTGCGGGGCGCGACGAGCCGCCCGCGAATGCGTCCGCTGCCCGGCTGACCGCCGACCTGACGTTCCGTGGCCGTCGGCGCAGGTGTCGTGGCAGCCGGTTGCGGGCCGGGGGCGGGCTGGGCCGTGCGGACCGTATCCGGCCGGTCGGCCGTGTTAAACTGGGTCGTATCGGGGCGGGTTGGCGCGACCGGACGGGTGGTGTCGGGCGCGACGCCAATGGCTTCCAGTACGCCCGCGGAGGGCTGCTGCGCCCGTACCGGGATGCTGAGTAAACAGGCTAATACGCAAAGAATCAGTATGGATAGCTTTTGTGTCATATTGAAATGTCGTCTACCTGGTATAATACCAAATGGGCGAAAAGGTTTAAACAAAAAGCCCGTCAGCAGCGGGGCTGACGGGCTTCGAAGCGAATCGTTTCAACCGGAAAGCCGCTTAAACTTCCCGGCAGCGTATTTTTCAGGCGACTGCTTCTTCGACCTGAACGAGGTTATTTTTCATCAGGTATTCGGCGATCTGCACGGCGTTGGTGGCGGCGCCCTTACGCAGGTTATCAGCTACGATCCAGAGGTTCAGCGTTTTCGGCTGGCTCTCGTCGCGGCGGATACGGCCTACGAAGGTTTCGTCCTTGCCGTGAGCCGTCAGCGGCATCGGGTAGACGAAGTTTTTCGGATCGTCCTGCACCACCACGCCTTCGGCCTGCGACAGGATAGCGCGCACTTCGTCGAGGTCGAATTCGTTTTCAAACTCGATGTTGACGGCTTCCGAGTGGCCACCGATGGTCGGGATGCGGACGGTCGTAGCGGTCACGGCGATGCTGTCGTCGCCCATGATTTTCTTCGTCTCGTTCGTCATCTTCATTTCCTCTTTCGTGTAACCGTTGTCGAGGAATACGTCGATATGCGGCAGCACGTTGAGGTCGATCGGGTGCGGGTACACTTTAGCGGCCTCTTTGTCGCCCGCGCGCTCGGCAAACAGCTGGTCCACGGCGGCTTTGCCCGTGCCCGTCACCGACTGGTAGGTCGAAACCACCACGCGCTTGACGCCGTATTTCTGGTGCAGCGGAGCCAGCACCACCACCATCTGAATGGTCGAACAGTTCGGGTTGGCGATGATTTTGTCTTCCGGCGTCAGCGTATTGGCGTTGATTTCGGGCACAACCAGCTTCTTGGTCGGGTCCATGCGCCAGGCGGAGGAGTTGTCCACGACCGTAATGCCGGCCGCCGCGAATTCCGGAGCCAGCTTCAGCGAGGTGCCGCCGCCTGCCGAGAAAATTGCAATAGCCGGTTTAGCTTTGATGGCGTCCTCGAAGCTCACGACCGTAACCTGTTTACCCTTAAACGTAACCTGTTTACCCACCGAACGCTCTGAAGCGACAGGAATCAGTTCCGTTACGGGGAAGTTACGCTCTTCCAACACCTTCATGATTTCGCCACCGACGAGGCCGGTTGCGCCAACTACGGCAATTTTCATTCTTGCATAAAATTTTGACTGTTAAACAAATCGGGTCCGAAACCCGGCGCAAAAATACGGGAAAGCGGGGGATTAATTACCTAATTTTTTGGAAAACTGTAGAATTGCCCCGGCGTCACGCATCCGTCCAATCGGATGTCTCCCTCGTACACGTCGTCGATTTTCGCCACTGGCTCAAACAGCGACAAGCCCATTTTAACGCAATCCGGCCGGCACTGGTCCAGAAACCGGTCGTAATAGCCGCCGCCATAGCCCACCCGGTGGCCGCGCTGGTCGAAAGCGAGCAGGGGAACGAGGACGAGAGAGATTAATGAATAATGTATAATGAATAATGAATTGTCTGGAGGCTCGGGGATGCCGTAGGGGTTGGGGATAAAAGGCGTATCGGGGAAAATTTCGTAGTGGGTGAGCGTGCCGTCCTGCGGGTTGGTAACCGAGGCGGCGATCCGCACGCCCGGCATTTGCCAGAGTCGGCGGACAATCGGCCAGGTGTTCACTTCCTTTTGCTTTTCAATTGGCAAAAAGGTGTGTACGACGGGGTTTGTGAAGTTCTGCCCGGTGAACCAGCGGAAGAAACTCTGCTCAATCGCGTTGCAGCGGGCCTGCCGGTCGGCTTCGGGCAGGTCGCGGCGGCGCTGGCGGTAAAGGCGGCGGAGGTCGGACTTGGTCATGTGTTTCTCGCAGATTCTCGCAGATTTTTGACGCAGATTCTCGCAGATTTTTTCTGCGTCGCAGCAGCGAACCGAACATCTCCGAATTAAATCTGCGAGAATTTGCGAGAAATAAACCTATTCACACAAAATCAGCATCCGATAATCCAGCGGATCGAAGGCCGATTTGAGTTTGCTGATAAATTCCGGGTCGTTGAGGTGGTAATTCAGGAAGTTTTCGCTCCGGTCCTGCGGGCCGCCGGGAAAAAGCTTCGTTTTCAGCCCCATCAATTGATTGACGACGGTATCGTGATTGCGCTCCTCGGCTTTTTTCAGGCGTTTTTCGAGGTTTTCAATGGCGTTCAACAATTTTGTCTTCTCGGCATTGACGGCGCCTTCCAGCGATTTGTCCACCCGAACAGCTTTCGCCAGAATGTCGGTGAAACAATCCTCAAAACACTTCTTTTCCGTATCCAGATCGAGCGAATTCTCCGTAATGCGTTCAATGTACGAGCGCCGCAGCTTGACCTCGTCCTGAAACAGTTCGTCGGCGGCCACGCCCAGCTTCTCCATCCGCTTCCGGCTGGCGGCGTTGATGTACATCGCAAAGTTGCGGGGAATCAGCATCGGGAACGGCAGGCTATAATGGTCGAAAACGCCCTTCAACTGCATCCAGTACGGCACTTCCGACGGACCGCCGATGTAGGCCAGATTGGGCAGGACCACCTCCTGATACACCGGCCGAAGCACCACGTTCGGACTCAGCCGCTCGGGATGTTCCTGCAACAGCTTTTCCATTTCTTCGGGCGAAAAACGCAGGTCCGTGTTCAACACCCGGTAACTGCTGCCTTCTTTTACAATCCGCTCGCGCAGGTTGGTATCGAGGTAAAACAGATTCAGTTCGCGGGGCGTCACGGGCGGGCGGTAACCCATTTTTTCCAGCGCCTGGTTCGTTTGCTGAACCAGCGTACCGCTCGACAGGCTCCGCAGTTCGTCCTGCATGACGGGCACAAACAGCCGCTTCAGCTCCGTATCGTCCGCATCCAGACACACCAGGCCGTCGGCACCAAAAAGTTCATTGACGTAGTACCGGACCGCATCCGCGAGCGTGTTGTGCGTCAGGTACGCCTTTTCGAAAAGTTCGACTTTTTCGGGAAGCTGGGTCAGCAGGTCTTCGAGTTCGGCAGGGTTGAACCGGCCCACGGCACCCTGCTGGGCGAACGTCCAGGAATACGTTTTTCCGAACAGATTGAAATGATTGATCTCGGCGGCGTCGTGGTCTTCGGTGGCCATCCAGTAAACCGGCACAAACCGGTACTCCGGATAAGCCTCGTTCAGCTTTTTCGCCAAGTTGACCGTTGAAATCAGTTTGTAGATGACGTACAGCGGGCCGGTGAAGATGTTGAGCTGGTGGCCCGTCGTGACCGTAAAGGTGTTGGGTTGGGCCAGGACCGAGAAATCGGGTTTGTTAGCAATTCCGGCGTACTGGCGCTGGAGCACCTGCACCAGCGTCTGCCGGTTTTCCTCGCTGAAAGGCCGGGTCTTTACCGCTTCGGCAAACGCATCAAGAGTGGGAAACTGACCGTAGAAGGGCTTTAAGGAAGGCTTCTGTTCGAGATAATCGAGGAACAAGGATGAAAACTGACCGGTGGCAGCAAGCGATAGGTACTGACAGTCCATGAAGCGGGTGTTTTGTTGAGGGGGCAACATCAAAAAAGGCGGCATGGTTCACGCCGCCTTTTTTGATAACAGGGCTTTAGCCGCACTTTGAATACCCGCAATTCTTACATTTCAGGCAGCCTTCTTCGTAGATAAGGCCGTCCGGATCGCTGCATTCGGGGCAACGGCGGGA from Tellurirhabdus rosea harbors:
- a CDS encoding ABC transporter ATP-binding protein; this encodes MESTLPVIQIRNLQKFYDRSQVLKDINLTVNAGEVVGYIGPNGAGKSTTIKILIGLLPEFDGEVSVLGFDVRQNPMEVKRRIGYVPEQAQLYDALTPREYLGFIGQLHDLDPTEVERKTGDLLRLFGLDANADDRMTTFSKGMRQKVLLISGLIHNPDILFLDEPLSGLDANAVVLVKEIIRQLADSGKTIFYSSHIMDVVERISDRIVIINRGEVIANGTFDELRHLRESGSLEQLFTQLTGSSEQSAVAEAFIQALK
- a CDS encoding TonB-dependent receptor domain-containing protein, whose translation is MTQKLSILILCVLACLLSIPVRAQQPSAGVLEAIGVAPDTTRPVAPTRPDTTQFNTADRPDTVRTAQPAPGPQPAATTPAPTATERQVGGQPGSGRIRGRLVAPRNGSNQPVEFASVGLFRAADSTSASGALTDEKGAFQLQNVAPGAYYLIIQSLGFADRRIPRVVVSPEQPEVNLGEVLMSETARQLQEVTVQGQREAYEYSLDRKIVNVDRLPIATGGTAIDILQNVPSVTVDVDGTLNLRGSTNVIVLVDGKPSGLTGLDRQAILEQIPASNIERIEVITNPSSRFDADGAGGIINIILKKERAAGFNGNVQVNVGTRDKYNASVNLNARFNKLNLFGSYNFRAERRFNYRISERRNLFDDSTSFLSQRNDAIRRSVNNNLRVGFDYSLTSRDNITASVLYRPEYSYDTEVENFNTLTGERLSLGRTLRTTEEREPERGLDYAFGYRRSFAKKGRELTFDATLSTNNATESQNFQNTTTLPVELQTGNLRVGRQQARNARDNRVGVLQLDFVEPLKGKKRLETGLKHTYRHLGTDYVFENIVGTQPVRNDTISNNFIYDEWTSAAYVNFGNELKRFSYQVGLRTEYTGIRTDQRTTSQQSNRDYIYLFPSAFVNYNLSQSQKLQVNYTRRINRPSVRSLNPFIDLADPLNISFGNPNLNPELINSFELSHLWTGKNTSLTSSLFYRQTNNEVTRFRTLRSDGVTEQTFLNLNRSQNYGLELVLNQDILKWWKVNGNFSFFQRTIQALPGVPDILTRTNRSWTTRITSNMSPRKGTDLQVAVNYRSPFIVAQGTIQGFFNVDFGLKQDVLKGRGTINLRVSDIFNTLQFENTSFGSNFVSTSINKRESRIGFIGFSYRLSRQAGRDRERDGENRRQNDESAGDNEF
- a CDS encoding aspartate-semialdehyde dehydrogenase, which gives rise to MKIAVVGATGLVGGEIMKVLEERNFPVTELIPVASERSVGKQVTFKGKQVTVVSFEDAIKAKPAIAIFSAGGGTSLKLAPEFAAAGITVVDNSSAWRMDPTKKLVVPEINANTLTPEDKIIANPNCSTIQMVVVLAPLHQKYGVKRVVVSTYQSVTGTGKAAVDQLFAERAGDKEAAKVYPHPIDLNVLPHIDVFLDNGYTKEEMKMTNETKKIMGDDSIAVTATTVRIPTIGGHSEAVNIEFENEFDLDEVRAILSQAEGVVVQDDPKNFVYPMPLTAHGKDETFVGRIRRDESQPKTLNLWIVADNLRKGAATNAVQIAEYLMKNNLVQVEEAVA
- a CDS encoding 5-formyltetrahydrofolate cyclo-ligase; this encodes MTKSDLRRLYRQRRRDLPEADRQARCNAIEQSFFRWFTGQNFTNPVVHTFLPIEKQKEVNTWPIVRRLWQMPGVRIAASVTNPQDGTLTHYEIFPDTPFIPNPYGIPEPPDNSLFIIHYSLISLVLVPLLAFDQRGHRVGYGGGYYDRFLDQCRPDCVKMGLSLFEPVAKIDDVYEGDIRLDGCVTPGQFYSFPKN
- the bshC gene encoding bacillithiol biosynthesis cysteine-adding enzyme BshC produces the protein MDCQYLSLAATGQFSSLFLDYLEQKPSLKPFYGQFPTLDAFAEAVKTRPFSEENRQTLVQVLQRQYAGIANKPDFSVLAQPNTFTVTTGHQLNIFTGPLYVIYKLISTVNLAKKLNEAYPEYRFVPVYWMATEDHDAAEINHFNLFGKTYSWTFAQQGAVGRFNPAELEDLLTQLPEKVELFEKAYLTHNTLADAVRYYVNELFGADGLVCLDADDTELKRLFVPVMQDELRSLSSGTLVQQTNQALEKMGYRPPVTPRELNLFYLDTNLRERIVKEGSSYRVLNTDLRFSPEEMEKLLQEHPERLSPNVVLRPVYQEVVLPNLAYIGGPSEVPYWMQLKGVFDHYSLPFPMLIPRNFAMYINAASRKRMEKLGVAADELFQDEVKLRRSYIERITENSLDLDTEKKCFEDCFTDILAKAVRVDKSLEGAVNAEKTKLLNAIENLEKRLKKAEERNHDTVVNQLMGLKTKLFPGGPQDRSENFLNYHLNDPEFISKLKSAFDPLDYRMLILCE